One stretch of Priestia megaterium DNA includes these proteins:
- a CDS encoding glycine--tRNA ligase has protein sequence MSKTMDQIVSHAKHRGFVFQGSEIYGGLANTWDYGPLGVELKNNIKKAWWKKFIQESPYNVGLDAAILMNPKTWEASGHLGNFNDPMIDCKDCKARHRADKLIEEKLQEKGIEMIVDGLSFDAMADLIKEHEITCPECGSANFTEIRQFNLMFKTHQGVTETSTNEIYLRPETAQGIFVNFKNVQRSMRKKLPFGIGQVGKSFRNEITPGNFTFRTREFEQMELEFFCKPGTELEWFNYWKETCNKWLLSLGMKEENVRLRDHDDDELSHYSNATTDFEYKFPFGWGELWGVASRTDYDLKQHMEHSGEDFQYVDQETNERYVPYCIEPSLGADRVTLAYMIDAYEEETLEDGSSRTVMQLHPALAPFKAAVLPLSKKLSNEARAVFEDLAKYFMIDYDDAGSIGKRYRRHDEIGTPFCITFDFDSLEDNQVTIRNRDTMEQKRVAISDLKNIIEEATQF, from the coding sequence ATGTCAAAAACAATGGATCAAATCGTATCTCACGCTAAACACCGCGGCTTTGTATTTCAAGGATCTGAAATTTACGGCGGTCTTGCAAATACATGGGATTACGGCCCGCTTGGCGTAGAATTAAAAAACAATATTAAAAAAGCATGGTGGAAAAAATTCATTCAAGAATCTCCATACAACGTTGGTTTAGACGCTGCGATTTTAATGAATCCAAAAACATGGGAAGCTTCTGGTCACTTAGGAAACTTTAATGACCCAATGATCGACTGTAAGGATTGTAAAGCTCGTCATCGTGCCGATAAATTAATTGAAGAAAAACTTCAAGAAAAAGGCATTGAAATGATCGTAGACGGCCTTTCATTTGATGCAATGGCTGACTTAATTAAAGAACATGAAATTACATGTCCTGAGTGTGGTTCAGCTAACTTCACTGAAATTCGTCAATTTAACTTAATGTTCAAAACGCACCAAGGTGTAACTGAAACATCAACAAATGAAATTTACCTTCGTCCTGAAACAGCTCAAGGTATTTTCGTAAACTTTAAAAACGTTCAGCGCTCAATGCGTAAAAAGCTTCCGTTCGGTATCGGCCAAGTGGGTAAAAGCTTCCGTAACGAAATTACACCTGGTAACTTCACATTCCGTACGCGTGAATTTGAACAAATGGAACTTGAATTCTTCTGTAAACCAGGCACCGAATTAGAGTGGTTTAACTACTGGAAAGAAACATGTAACAAATGGCTTCTTTCTCTTGGTATGAAAGAAGAAAACGTTCGTCTTCGCGACCATGATGATGATGAACTTTCTCACTACAGTAATGCAACAACAGACTTTGAATACAAGTTCCCATTCGGCTGGGGCGAACTATGGGGCGTAGCTTCTCGTACAGACTATGACTTAAAGCAGCATATGGAACATTCTGGAGAAGACTTCCAATATGTTGATCAAGAAACAAACGAACGCTATGTACCTTACTGCATCGAGCCTTCTTTAGGCGCAGACCGTGTAACATTAGCTTATATGATTGATGCGTATGAAGAAGAAACGTTAGAAGATGGCTCTTCTCGTACAGTTATGCAGCTTCACCCTGCTTTAGCACCATTTAAAGCTGCTGTATTGCCACTTTCTAAAAAGCTTTCTAACGAAGCTCGCGCTGTCTTTGAAGATTTAGCAAAATACTTTATGATTGACTATGATGATGCTGGTTCAATCGGTAAACGTTACCGTCGCCATGATGAAATCGGTA